Genomic segment of Diaphorobacter sp. HDW4A:
CAGCCAGCCGATACATCGCGCCTGTCCGCTCTGTCTGAACGACCCGGCAAACCACGCCGTACTGCTTGCATGGAAGCTGCCCCTGATGCTGAGCTGCCCGCTGCATGGCTGCTGGCTGGAATCCTATTGGGGCGTGCCTGGGCGGTTTCTCGGCTGGGAGAACGCCGACACTGCGTCGCGCACCGCCAGCGACGCGATTGCAGTGATGGACCGGCGTACCTGGCAGGCACTGACGACCGGCCATGTGGAACTGCCGCGCCGACGCATCCACGCTGGTTTGTGGTTTCGACTGCTACGCACGCTGCTCGATGAGCTGAACACCCCGCTTTCGGCGTGCGGAACCTACGCGGGGTATCTTCGCCAAGTCTGGCAAGGCTGCGGGCATCTGCTGCGTGCTGGGCAAAGTCTGTGGCGACCGTATGAAACCCTGAACCCGGCAATACGGTTGCAGATGCTGGAGGCGGCGGCAACGGCAATCAGCTTGATCGAGGTGAGGGATATCAGCCCGCCAGGCGAGCATGCAAAGCTGTTCTGGTCCGAGCCCCAAACCGGGTTCACCAGTGGTCTGCCGGCGAAAGCGCCGAAGCCCGAACCCGTCAATCACTGGCAACGGGCGGTCCAAGCTATCAGTGAGGCGATCATTGAAGCGCGGCACGACCCCGAGACGGCACGCTCGCTGTTCGCGTTGGCTTCCTATGGTCGGCGCGATCCCGCTTCCCTGGAACAGTTGCGCACCACCTTTGCAAAGGAAGGCATCCCCCCGGAATTTTTGTCACATTACGAGCCTAATGGCCCTTTGCATGTCTTAGACAGAATGACGGGTTAAGTGACAACTTTTGACGGTTAGAACTTTCCGGCGCATACTGTCACATAATCGAACGTATATGTGACAGGTATGACATGCTAATCGGCTACATGCGGGTATCGAAGGCGGATGGCTCCCAGGCCACTGACTTGCAGCGCGACGCGCTGATCGCCGCCGATGTCGACCCGGCGCATCTTTACGAAGACCAGGCATCCGGCAAGCGCGAGGATCGTCCCGGCTTGGCGAGCTGTTTGAAGGCGTTGCGTTCAGGGGATACCTTGGTCGTATGGAAGCTCGACCGGCTCGGGCGCGACCTTCGGCACCTGATCAACACCGTGCACGATCTGACTGGGCGTGGCGTCGGTCTCAAGGTGCTGAGCGGCCACGGTGCGGCCATCGACACGACGACCGCTGCTGGCAAACTGGTCTTCGGCATCTTCGCCGCACTGGCCGAATTCGAGCGCGAGCTGATCGCAGAGCGCACAGTAGCGGGCTTGGCCTCGGCGCGGGCGCGCGGTAGGAAAGGTGGTCGGCCTTTCAAGATGACCGCCGCCAAGCTGCGCCTGGCGATGGCGGCAATGGGGCAGACTGAAACTAAGGTCGGCGACCTGTGCCAAGAGCTCGGCATCACGCGACAGACCTTGTACCGGCATATTTCTCCCAAGGGGGAATTGCGCGCAGATGGAATACGACTGCTGTCCAAGATGTAAAAGAAAAACTGGCCTCTACATGGTCAGCACGGATTCGAGGATGACGGCGCTCATCGCGGCATCAATTCACCTATTCACGCCGTCAAATCAGCTTTTTTGTACTGCCATTTGACGCGATGACCGCGAATTGATCGTAAAAACCACCACAATGATGAATAACACAGCGAATTGCGCTGAGAGTGTTTGCCACGACGGATAGATGCCCAGCAGATCAATGCGTGGGATCGATATTGGGCTGGTATGCAATAACCCTGCTTCTTGCAGACCTGCGATGCCCTTGCCTGCCAAGACCACGGCAAGTATGGCTACCAGCAGTGAGCTGGCAGCGAAGAACTGGCCAATCGGCAGGCGCGCACTGGTGCGCAGCAGCACGACTGCCAGCAGGGCCAGGATTCCCATGCCAGTGCCCAAGCCCGCCAGCAGGGCCAGCCATTTCCTTCTGTCCAGAGCGCTGCGTAGAACAGCACCGTCTCGAACACCTCACGCGGAACGTGTCAATGAATATGCTGCACCCGGGATCATGAATTGACTGTGCAGGGTGATGGCGTTTGCGTGGTGACGATCTCCGGCGCGGGTGGGTTGATCCAGACCGCAGTGGGCAGTTTGCCGGGCGTTGGGCGAAGGCCCTTGAAGCGCCGGGGAGAGGCCCGGAACGCGGTGTCGAGCGCGGTCTGGCGGAGTTCACGCAGGGCCGGTGCAAGCCCATAGTGAACGGCCTGGGGTGTCATGTAGCCGATGCTTGAGTGGCGGTGCTCGGTGTTGTACCAGGCGAAGAAGGCCTGACAGTGCAGGCGAGCATCCTCGATGCAGCCGAAGCGGGCCGGGAAGTCCGGGCGGTACTTCATGGTTTTGAACTGCGACTCCGAGTACGGGTTGTCGTCGGAGACATGGGGCCGACTGTGGCTCTTGGCGATGTCGAGATCGACCGTGAGCGGCCAGCGGTCCCCCGTCAGGCGAGCCTGATCAATCCGGGATTTGCGGCGGCTGCCAGCGATGAGGCAACAAGTCGTCGATGCGGCTGTTGAGGTGGGTGGGCAGCCGATCGAGCACGTCGCGCAGGTAGGCCCAGGGTTCGAGCCCGTTGAGCTTGGCCGACTGCACCAGGCTCATGACCACGGCCGCACGCTGGCCGGCGAGTTCGCTGCCACAGAACAACCAGGCCTTCCTGCCCATGGCCCAGGGCTTGATCTGGCGTTCGAGGTGGTTGTTGTCCACGGGCACCGCCCCGTCGAGCAGGTGGCGCGTCAACGCTGGCCAGTGGTTGAGGCTGTAGTCGATGGCGTTGGCCGTGGCGCCGCCATCGGCGACACGACCGCGTTCGAGCTTGAGCCAGGTGTGCAACTCCTGCCACAGCGGCGCGGCGATGCGTTGACGGGCCTGCGTTCGCGTCGGGCCGTCCATGCCGGCGAACGACTTCTCGGCATGGTAGATCGCCGCGAAGCGCACGATCGCCTGGGTGGCCAGGGTGCTCTTGCCGGACTTGGCGAGTTCGTCGAACTTGCGTCGGGCGTGCGCCGCACAGGCCGCCGAGACACGCTGCGGGAAGACCTTGGGTCGAGCACCGAGTCATAGCCGCCGTAGCGGTCGCACACGAGCGTGCCGCTCCAGGCGGATCCCGGCTCTCGGCGGGCCGGTCGGCCTGGCTGCCGGGTGGACTGGGCAGCCCGCCCAGGAAGGCCAGCGGGTACTTGCTGCCCCGCCCCGGACAGAAGTCGTAGACCACGCCGGGCCGGGGATCGAATTCCCCGCGTGCATAGGCCCAGACGTACGCTTTCCTGGTCTTGCCTGCACCCGGGTCCAGCATGTCCACCGTCGTCTCGTCGGCCTGCACGACCGCGCTGCCCAGCACGAAGCGCTTGAGCGCCTCGTACAGCGGGTGCAGCGCCGCGCCCGCCTGACCGGCCCACGCGGCCAGCGTCGAGCGCGGGGTGTGCACGCCCGAGCGGGCATTGATCGCCTCCTGCCGGTAGTACGGCACATGGTCGGCGAACCGGCTGATGAGCGTGTACGCCACCAGTCCGCTCGCCGGGATGCCCCGCTCAATGATCTGCGGCTCGGCGGGCTCCTGCACCAGGCGATCGACGCCCTGGCGCTGGCAGCACCGGCAGACCCACTTGCCCCGGATGTGCCGGTGCACGAAGAACTCCGCCGGCACGATGTCCAGTCGCTCGCTGACGTCCTCGCCCACCCGGGTCATCGGCTCGCCGCAGTCCACCGCCGGGCAGTGGGTGTCGGCCGGCTCGTGGTGATGCTCCACCCGGCGCAGGTGCTCGGGCAGCGCCTGCCGGCGCGGCGGCTGGGGCGCCTTCTCGGGAGTGACTGGCGGCGGCGACTGCCGGGCCTGCAACTCGGCGAGCTGCGCCTGCAGGTCCGCCTCGTCCTCGACCAGCGTCTCCAGGAAGAGCTGTCGCTGCTGCGCATCCATCGCCTCGGTGCGCGCGCCGAACTTCCAGCGCTTGAGCCGCGCCAGCTCGAACGTGATCTTCTCGATCTTCGCGTCCCGCCACACGATCTCGCCATCGCGCCGGGCAATCTCGCGCGCCTGCTGCTGGACATGCACCAGCATGCGCTGCGCCAGGGCCTCCAGGGCCTGTGGCGTCAGGCCCCTCAGGTCCTGGCTCTGGAGCGCGTCCATGTCATGCATGCGCCCATGCTGCCCGCACGAGGCCAGCCCCGCCATCGGCAACTTCAGCAATTGCGCCTCCGGCATCCGCTCACACCCGGGTGATCACCCGCCGCTCGTGCAGTCGCTGCCACGGCAGCCCCACGATCAGCGCATCGAATTGCTCCTGCGTCAGGGCCAGCGGGGTGCTCGACTCCAACCCCCGCGGCCACACGAAGTGCCCCGCGTTGAGTCGCCGGGCTGCGCACCACACCCCCCAGCCGTCATGGACGATCAGCTTCACGCGTGTGGCACGCGCATTCGCGAACAGGTAGCCGTGGTGGGCCTGCGCCGCCCCCAGCGTCTGCACCACACACGCCAGCAGCCGGTCCGCCCCGGCTCGCATGTCCACTGGCGCCGTGCACGCCCACAGCGCGTCGATGCGGATCACTTCGTCACCCCAGCGGCCAGTTCGCACAACCACGCCGCACACGCCTGGGCCTGCGCTGCCGGCCAGCTCACCGTCAGCCGGGCCGCGCCGCTGCGCCACTCGATGTGAATGTCTGGCGTGCTCGGGTTCGCCATGCCAGGGCCTTCGGCGCTCGGCCGCGGCCTGTCCGGTGCTGGCAAGGCCAGCGCTACGAACTGGGCATCGACCACCGGCGCCGGGTTGCCCGAGGCCATGGGTGCTGACGCCGCCGCCGGCACCTCACACCCAGATCCCAGCAGGCCTGCCCGCTTGACTCCCCGACCCGCCAGCCACTGACGCACCACGTTCGCGTTCAGCCCATGCCTGAGCGCCACTGCCGCGATCGACGCTCCAGGCTGTCGGCATTCGCCCAGCACCTTCGCCTTGAACTCGGCGTCGTGCACTCGCCGAGTCTTGTCCTTGTGTTCCATTGCTGTCCACCAATTCACATTGCTGGACACCATCGTCTCGGAGCTATCCAGCTCCTTCAAGGGGGCATGGCTGGTCGCTCACGATCGACCAGCAAGGCCGCCACCGGCTTGGAGCGCATGGCCGCGCCCCGATCGGCATGCAGGGTGAGCATGCCGGCCTGGACGTCGTGGCGCGAGACGGTATCGGCGATGAGTTGCTGGGCCAGCTCGGCACTCTCGCGCTCGGCGATGAGCCAGCCCACGACATGGCGGCTGAAGATGTCGAGGATGACGTACAGGTGGAAGCAGGTCCACTTGGCCGGGCCCTTGAGCTTGGTGATGTCCCACGACCAGACCTGATTGGGCGCCTGCGCGAGCAACTCAGGCTTGCTGTAGGCCGGATGGGTGAGTTGGTTGCGGCGCTCACGGGTGGCCCCGCTGGCGGTCAGCAGCCGGTACATGGTGCGCACCGAACCCAGGTAGCGCCCCTCGTCGAGCAGCGTGGCATGCACGGCCGCCGGGGCCGTGTCAGCGAAGCGTTCGCTGTTGAGCACCGCCAGCAAGGCCTGGTTTTCCTGGTCATCGAACGCCAGCGGGGGCCGGGGGCGAGGTGTCCGGGCAGGCATGGGTCCGACCAGCGCCAGGCGATGCATCCTGGCGCGATGGCGGGCCGAGGCGCCACGCGGCAGGCACAGCGCCCGGCAGGCGGCGCCTGCGCCCAGCACCGGGGTGAGTTCCTGCACGGCGGCCATCACGACAGCTCGGTGCTGTCGATCGGAGTGCCCAGCAAGGCGGCCAGTTTTTTTTGGACATCAATGACCAGCAGCGCCTTGTCGAGACGGCTCTTGAGGCTGTCGCGCTCGCGGGTCAGCTGGGCAATGTGCAGGCTCTCCGCCCGGTGAGGATCGGTCTTGGGGCCCCGCTTTTGCGGCGCCAGTGCCGCAAGATCGGCCTGTTCCCGCTGACGCCGCCAGGTGCTCAGCGAAGACGAATAGATCCCTTCGCGGCGCATGAGGGCGCCGACTTCGCCGGGCTGGGTGCAGCGGTCGGCCTCCTCCAGAATGCGACGCTTTTGCGCGGGCGAGAAGTGCCGGCGCTGCGCGTGGGCGACGACCTCGGAATCGGCGCCCGGATCGGACATGCTCTTGGCTGCGGACATCGGTGCCTTGGGTTGCTGCTGGACTGTCATACCTACCTCTTTGCTCACTGAACTCTCGGGGGTAGGTGCAGCAGGTCATATTGGCACGGGGGGCAGGGTGGACTTTTCCGACCACCTCAACACGGTGATTGGCGGCCGTGGAACGGGTAAGTCAACCTTGCTCGAATGCCTGCGCTTCGCCTTGGACTTGCCACCCAAAGGCAAGCAGGCCCAGAAGCTCCACCAAGAGATCATCAAGGAGAACCTTGGTCGCTCGGCCGGACGGGTTGAGCTGACAGTAGTGTCCTCTGCCCAGAACGGCAAGCAGTACACCATCTCGCGCCGTCATGGCGAGCCGCCGATGGTGCGCGACATGGATGGCAATGTCTCCACCCTGCTTCCGCGCGACTTGCTGCCGGGCATCGACATTTATGGGCAGAACGAGATTTACGAGCTGGCCCAAGATGAAACCAGCCGGGTGCAGTTGCTGGATCGCTTCCTTCCTCAAGACGGACAGTACGAGTCCAAGAGCGCCGACGTGCATAGGCGCTTGAAGGACAACCAGCAGAAGCTCACGAAGTCCCTGACCGATCTCGACGAGCTGAATGCACAGGTTGAGCGCTTGCCCAAGCTGGAAGAGCAGCTTCGCGGTTTTGATGAGCTGGGGAT
This window contains:
- a CDS encoding recombinase family protein, translated to MLIGYMRVSKADGSQATDLQRDALIAADVDPAHLYEDQASGKREDRPGLASCLKALRSGDTLVVWKLDRLGRDLRHLINTVHDLTGRGVGLKVLSGHGAAIDTTTAAGKLVFGIFAALAEFERELIAERTVAGLASARARGRKGGRPFKMTAAKLRLAMAAMGQTETKVGDLCQELGITRQTLYRHISPKGELRADGIRLLSKM
- a CDS encoding integrase core domain-containing protein, which translates into the protein MGCPPTSTAASTTCCLIAGSRRKSRIDQARLTGDRWPLTVDLDIAKSHSRPHVSDDNPYSESQFKTMKYRPDFPARFGCIEDARLHCQAFFAWYNTEHRHSSIGYMTPQAVHYGLAPALRELRQTALDTAFRASPRRFKGLRPTPGKLPTAVWINPPAPEIVTTQTPSPCTVNS
- a CDS encoding transposase domain-containing protein, with amino-acid sequence MGRKAWLFCGSELAGQRAAVVMSLVQSAKLNGLEPWAYLRDVLDRLPTHLNSRIDDLLPHRWQPPQIPD
- the tnpB gene encoding IS66 family insertion sequence element accessory protein TnpB (TnpB, as the term is used for proteins encoded by IS66 family insertion elements, is considered an accessory protein, since TnpC, encoded by a neighboring gene, is a DDE family transposase.), which produces MVVRTGRWGDEVIRIDALWACTAPVDMRAGADRLLACVVQTLGAAQAHHGYLFANARATRVKLIVHDGWGVWCAARRLNAGHFVWPRGLESSTPLALTQEQFDALIVGLPWQRLHERRVITRV
- a CDS encoding transposase gives rise to the protein MKELDSSETMVSSNVNWWTAMEHKDKTRRVHDAEFKAKVLGECRQPGASIAAVALRHGLNANVVRQWLAGRGVKRAGLLGSGCEVPAAASAPMASGNPAPVVDAQFVALALPAPDRPRPSAEGPGMANPSTPDIHIEWRSGAARLTVSWPAAQAQACAAWLCELAAGVTK
- a CDS encoding DDE-type integrase/transposase/recombinase, coding for MPARTPRPRPPLAFDDQENQALLAVLNSERFADTAPAAVHATLLDEGRYLGSVRTMYRLLTASGATRERRNQLTHPAYSKPELLAQAPNQVWSWDITKLKGPAKWTCFHLYVILDIFSRHVVGWLIAERESAELAQQLIADTVSRHDVQAGMLTLHADRGAAMRSKPVAALLVDRERPAMPP
- a CDS encoding transposase → MTVQQQPKAPMSAAKSMSDPGADSEVVAHAQRRHFSPAQKRRILEEADRCTQPGEVGALMRREGIYSSSLSTWRRQREQADLAALAPQKRGPKTDPHRAESLHIAQLTRERDSLKSRLDKALLVIDVQKKLAALLGTPIDSTELS